A region of the Amycolatopsis sp. cg13 genome:
GGCCGGTTGATGGTGATGGTGGTGACCTGTCCGTCGACAGTCGTCTCGATGCTCATTCACAGCTCCGCAACAGCAGCGAGCAGCAGATCGACTTCCGCTGCAGTCGTGTACGGCGCGATGCCCGCGCGTACGGCACCAGCGTCGCCGAGACCGAGATGCCGTGCGCACTCGATGGCGTAGAACGTCGAAGCAGGCGCGTTGATCCCGCGCGCGCCGAGACGCTCGTACACAGCCTGCGGCGTCAGGCCGGTGACTGAGAACAGCACTGTCGGCGTACGGCGACGCGTCGGTGAGCCGTAACGCACGACGCGCGGCAGCGCAGCGAGACCGTCCTCCAACCGCTGCAGCAGTGCGTCTTCGTGGGCTTCGAGCGCCGTAAGCGACGTACGCAAACGTTCGCGCCGACTGCCTTCGCTCGGCACTAGCCCGGCGAGGAAGTCGATGGCCGCGGTAGTGCCCGCGAGGAGTTCGTACGGCAACGTACCCAGCTCGAAACGCTCCGGAACGGCGTTGCTCGACGGCAGCAGCTTGTCCGGCTGCAGTGTCTCCAGGAGATCGGGCGCGGCGGCGAGAAGGCCGAGGTGCGGGCCGAGGAACTTGTACGGCGAGCAGGCGTAGAAGTCAGCGCCCAAAGCGGTGATGTCGACCGGCGAGTGCGGCGTCAGATGCACGCCGTCCACATAGCTCAGCGCGCCTGCTTCGCGCACCGCGTCGGTAATCGCCGGGATGTCCGGACGCGTGCCGAGCAGGTTCGACGCGGCAGTAACCGCGACCAGCCGCGTCCGGTCAGTGAGCAGGTCTGCGATCGCTGACGTCGACAACTCGCCAGTCTTCGGATCAAAGTCCGCCCAGCGAACAGTCGCGCCGCGCGCTTCGGCGGCCTGCACCCACGGCCGGACGTTGGCGTCGTGGTCCAGCCGAGTGACCACGACGTCGTCGCCAGGGCCCCAGTTCTTCGCGAGCGTGCGGGAGAAGTCGTAGGTCACCTGGGTCATGCTGCGCCCGAACACGACGCCTTCCGGCCGTGCGCCGAGCAGGTCAGCGACGGCCTGGCGGGCTTCGCGCACGACGCCGTCCGCGCGGCGCTCCGCCGCTGTGACAGTGCCGCGGTTCGCGATAGCGGCGCAGAGGGTCGAGGACACTGCTTCGCCGACCACATCCGGGACCTGGGAGCCGCCAGGTCCGTCGAAGTGGGCGGCACCGCTCTCGAGCGCGGGGAAGTGCTTGCGGATCGCGTTCACGTCGTAGGCCACGGCTGCCAGCTTGCCTGATCCCCGGGCGAGTGTCGTGCTCCGCGCGGGTGCGATCATGCCGCAGTCCCGTTGCCCTTGGAGAGGAGTCCGCCAGTGCTCGCCGAAGAGGTCGAAAAACTGCTCGCCCAGCCGTTGCCGTGGCCGATCGTGCAGGCAGGCGACCCCGTGCTGCGCGCCGCGGCCCGCCCGTACGAGGGCGAACTGAGCGACGGGATGCTGTCCGCGCTGATCGAGGGCATGAAGGAGACCATGCGCGCCGCGCCCGGCGTCGGCCTGGCTGCGCCGCAGATCGGCCTGTCGGTGCGGATCGCTGTTGTCGAAGATGGTGCCCGCGAACGTCCAGGCGTCGCCGAATCCACCCTCGCCACCCGCGGGATCGTCCCGCTGCCGTTCCGCGTGCTGGTGAACCCCACGTACACCCGAGTGGGCGACGAAACCGCCGCGTTCTTCGAAGGCTGCCTCAGCGTGCGCGGCTGGCAGGCCGTCGTCGCGCGAGCCCTGCGGGTCCGGCTTCGCGGCAGCGACGAGACCGGTGCGGCTCTGGACGAGGAATTGTCCGGCTGGCCAGCACGAATCGTCCAGCACGAGACGGATCACCTGCACGGAATCCTGTACCTGGACCGGGCCGAACTGCGCTCGCTGTCCACCCACGAAGCCGTCGCCCGTCGCTGGACCCAGCCGACCCCCGCGGACGCCGCCCGCGAACTGGGTTTCGACCTCCCCTGACGAGTTCGGCTCCGGTTTTTGTCGGTGCCCGCTGATACGTTCCTCCGCAGTTGCCCCGACCGGGGCTCGCTACTGGGGAGGAACCTCGTGAACTCGTTGCAAGACAAGGCAAATCTCTTCCGTGAACTGCACGCCGCGGACGTCCTCGTGCTGCCGAACGCCTGGGACGCGGGCAGCGCGGTCGCCATCGAACGCGCCGGTGCCCCGGCCATCGCCACCACCAGCGGCGGCGTCTCTTGGGCCCTGGCCAGAGGCGACGGCCAACACCTCTCCCGCGCGGAAATGCTGTCGGTCGTCGCGCACATCGCCGCGGCCGTAGAAGTCCCGGTGACGGCCGACGTAGAAGGCGGCTACGGCCTAGCCCCTTCCGCCGTCGCGGAAACCGTGACCGGCGTAGTCGAGGCCGGGGCGGTAGGCGTGAACCTGGAAGACTCGCGCGCGGGAACTCTGACCCTCTTCACCCCAGACGAACAGGCAGAACGCTTCACCGCCGCCCGAGCTGCCGCCGCGACGGCCGGTCTGTCCGAGCTGTGGATCAACGCGCGGACAGACGTGTACCTGTTCGGAATCGGCGAACCCGCCGGCCGCTTCGACGATGTCCTGACCCGAGCCCGCGTCTACGCCGACGCCGGAGCGGACAGCATCTTCGTCCCAGGCCTGGTTGACGTCGAAGTCTTGGCAGAACTGGCAAAGTCCTCGCCGATTCCGGTCAGCGCCATGGCCGGACCGGGCGCACCTCCGGTATCCGACCTCGCCGCGGCCGGAGTGCGCCGGGTGAGCGTCGGGACGTCGATCGCCCAGGCGGCCTACTCGCTGGCCCACCACGCGGCGGCCGAGGTGCT
Encoded here:
- a CDS encoding cysteine desulfurase-like protein, yielding MAYDVNAIRKHFPALESGAAHFDGPGGSQVPDVVGEAVSSTLCAAIANRGTVTAAERRADGVVREARQAVADLLGARPEGVVFGRSMTQVTYDFSRTLAKNWGPGDDVVVTRLDHDANVRPWVQAAEARGATVRWADFDPKTGELSTSAIADLLTDRTRLVAVTAASNLLGTRPDIPAITDAVREAGALSYVDGVHLTPHSPVDITALGADFYACSPYKFLGPHLGLLAAAPDLLETLQPDKLLPSSNAVPERFELGTLPYELLAGTTAAIDFLAGLVPSEGSRRERLRTSLTALEAHEDALLQRLEDGLAALPRVVRYGSPTRRRTPTVLFSVTGLTPQAVYERLGARGINAPASTFYAIECARHLGLGDAGAVRAGIAPYTTAAEVDLLLAAVAEL
- a CDS encoding peptide deformylase → MLAEEVEKLLAQPLPWPIVQAGDPVLRAAARPYEGELSDGMLSALIEGMKETMRAAPGVGLAAPQIGLSVRIAVVEDGARERPGVAESTLATRGIVPLPFRVLVNPTYTRVGDETAAFFEGCLSVRGWQAVVARALRVRLRGSDETGAALDEELSGWPARIVQHETDHLHGILYLDRAELRSLSTHEAVARRWTQPTPADAARELGFDLP
- a CDS encoding isocitrate lyase/phosphoenolpyruvate mutase family protein, with translation MNSLQDKANLFRELHAADVLVLPNAWDAGSAVAIERAGAPAIATTSGGVSWALARGDGQHLSRAEMLSVVAHIAAAVEVPVTADVEGGYGLAPSAVAETVTGVVEAGAVGVNLEDSRAGTLTLFTPDEQAERFTAARAAAATAGLSELWINARTDVYLFGIGEPAGRFDDVLTRARVYADAGADSIFVPGLVDVEVLAELAKSSPIPVSAMAGPGAPPVSDLAAAGVRRVSVGTSIAQAAYSLAHHAAAEVLKQGTYGEVTGALDFGTVNGWFN